The Deltaproteobacteria bacterium region GCGGTTAAAACCGCCATGAGAGCAAAGCAGTAACGCCAACGAGGAAAATAGCGCCATGCAAAAACAGTAGCGAGAGTCGGATAGGCAATATGCAAAGAAGGAAAGCAATTAAAAGGATTATCGAGATAGAAAAAACCCTGTGAGAGAAGTTCAAAAAAGTTTTGCGGATTCGTGATTTCAGGTCTCCAAATCATTTTCACAGGAAAAAGAACGAAAATAATGTAATGAACCGTGGTGACCCAAAAAAATCACCACGCCAATTTTTTGAATATCTCCCAACTGGGAACCAAATAATAAATACAGAGAATGCTTCCATAAACCAAAAGATAGCCGAGAATAAAGGCCGAGATAAAAGGTATTTGAGCTTCAAAGGGAAGCGCAACGATGTGATAGAGACCCCTCGCCTTGTTAAAATTGTTGATGGGAAGGTACCCAAAAATGAAATAGCCCACCATCAGGAGACTGACTCCTCTTTCAAGCCACAATGTTGATCTTGGTTGCATTTCCATATTGACGAAGGGATTGTTTTTAAGGGAAGTTGGGTGCCGCCGTCAAGCAATGAAAGGGAAATATATGAATGAAATAAATATCGTCGACCCAAAAGAAAATTACAATCCGAAGAAAGATCCGAATTATACCGCCTGTCTCGATCACGGTTTTGTGCGACTTGTGGATGTGATGGGGAACGATGCCGCAATTGTCCAAGCCGCACGCGTTTCCTACGGACAGGGAACAAAATCGGTGCGCGCCGATCGTGGTCTGATTTTTTATCTCATGCAACATCGCCACACCACACCCTTTGAAATGGTGGAGTTCAAATTTCATTGCCGCATGCCGATTTTTGTGGCGCGCCAATGGATTCGTCACCGCACCGCTAACGTCAACGAGATGAGCGGGCGTTACTCCATTATGGAAGAGGTGTTTTGGTCTCCCAGCATGGATGATTTGCGCAAGCAATCCACCACCAATCGCCAAGGCTCTTTGGAGGATGAAACCATCCCGATCCCTGAAGCCAAAGAGATTCAAAAAACATTTCAGGAAGACCAGAAACATCTTTATGAGGAATACCAACACTATTTAAAAGTGGGCGTGGCGAGAGAAGTGGCAAGAGGCAATCTTCCGCTTTCCATTTACACCGAATGGTATTGGAAAATTGATCTTCACAATCTGTTGCATTTTCTGGAATTGCGACTCGACGCTCATGCCCAAAAAGAAATTCGTGTTTTTGCACAAGCCATGGCCGAGTTTGTCAAAAAATGTTGCCCTGTGGCGTGGGAAGCCTTTGAGGAACACGTTTTGCACGCCTCCAAATTTTCAAGACAGGAATCGGAAATCCTCTCTCAAATACTTTCAGAAAATGATTTGTGGGATGAAGTGGAAACGCGGCGCATCCAACAACTTGAAAACGAAGAGGCCAGCCCCCCCCGCATTGAGAGAGAACTGGCCAATTTGAAACGCAGATTGTTGCGCTAAAAAACTACTTCTTGGTCCAGACTTCTTTGAATTTCCCGTCAGTCGCTTCGATGCTCAGGGTGGCACCGTTCACAATGAATTTGTTTTTGTGTTCATTGCCGACATACTCAGGCTTATAGGCCTTTGTATATTTCACAACATAAACATCGCCATCCTTCTTGATAGTACCGATGTAGAATCTTTCCTCTTTTCCATCCACCGATTTGTAGGTCCGGGAGATGGTGTCTCCTTTGACAACCATGTCACCCGTCCATCCCTGCAAATCAGGAGCTCCGTTTTTCACTCTGGATGAAAACTTGTAGTTTCCATCAAAAGAAGTAGCTCCCGCGACCATTGAAAAAACCAAAACCAGCATCGCTACAATTTTTCCTGCCAACTTCATATTTCCTCCTTGGTTGATATTGGGTTAACGATGCCGAAACGGTTATTGGAAAAGCAGAAATCTGTCAAGGAAGCGACTAATGCGGATACGGTTGAAAGGGTTGCAGTTTTGAGAATCCTTCACGCACCCATTTGGCTTCAAATGGGAAGCCGTCGTTATTCGCATCCCCATCAACATCAATGAAAATTGGATTCGTAAAAGCCCAAGCGGGTGCATGAACTTTTGGATCTTTGTGGAAGAGTTCCAACTTCGCGGGATCAAAAATTTGCGGCGGCTGTTTGGCATCCTTCAACACATTGGGAACAAATGGAAACAGTGAGCGGTATCCTTCGGTCGATTGAGTCCCCTTCACCACCACCACAACCCATGTGTCTTCTTTCACATTCAGTGTCACTTCCAATTTCGCGGAAATTTTTCCATCTTTATTGGTCCAGTTTTTAAGACTTCCATCCGCAAGTCTGAAACTTTCGACCGGTTCATAAACATAACGGGAAACATGGTAGGGCTCCGCAAACTGATCCGGGCTAGAAGCAACACCCCGCATAGCAAAGCGGGCGCTATCTTCAGCGGGAATCGGTTCGGTGTTGGCATAAATTTCCACCGTGTCAAACCACGCCCAGTCCGGAGAATTCACTTCGATATTAAATGAAATCGCGTTGCCGTGAATTGTATCTCCAACGCGGGCCTGCTCCCCCTTCTCATTTTTTGCCGTCATCGAAATGAAGGGACCAGCGGAAACTACCAAATGATGTTGATTGATATTGTGCGCATATTCCTCTTCAGAAATATCAAGGTGACTGTCACCCAAACCATCTTCGGGATCCACTTTGGATGCGATATAATTTCTGGCCATTCCCAGTGTGGATGCAATTTCCACATGGCAATCGGAATCGGCGGTTGCCGTGGGCGTCAAACCTAAATTAAGCAAATTAAACCATGTGGGGAGAGACGACTCCCAGAGCTGATCCTTATGAAGATCACTGTCAATCGCCAATTCCACCGCCGTGAAACGATCAAAAATCAATTCAGACTGCCCCATGGTGTAGGGAGGAAACGGGGGTTTGTTTGCGGAAGCCGGCAAACGGCGCTCAATCGGATCGGCATAGGAAACAAAAGCGGGGACTCCGAATTTTTTCTGATACGCGGGGCTCGTGAGCCAACCCGTGGCAACCGGTAATCCGATGGCACCTTCTGAAATATGATTAACCTGAATCACTTTTTCTCCGCCGGGACGCTTCAAAATCTCGTTGGCAATTTGCGGTGGCGACATGCAGTAGTCGGGAGCCGGAGAAATTTCGTCCAACGGAGAACTGGACCAGTCAATGGCCCCAGCATCAGGATCTTGCGGATTTGCCGTGAGCGGAAAAGCCTGAATATGTCCATAATGGTTTGGCGTGACCTCCTGCCCCACAACCGTTTGAATTGCATTCTCCTTCAATATTCCCTTCGCGGCTAAATCCTTCATGATGGGCGCATAGTCTGTGAGGAAATCGTGATCGGAACTTTGCAAAATATCAAGGCCCTCTGCTTGTGCCACCAATGCGCGACTCTCCGGGCTATAGGCACTGTCCGGGCTTGTCGAAGAGTGGGTATGAAGATCGGCGGAAATAAATCCGGATGTTGCAATTACTTTCTTCAAAACCACATTCTCTATGTTGATACTGGCACCGGCTAAAACGGTCACTTCTTTTTCCAGCATCGAGTATTCAGGCCCGTGTGAGAAAAAAAAGCGATAGGTTCCCGGCTCCAAAGCAAATGTGTTTTGATCGGTGAGACCAAAGCCCCCTTTGATGTTGATATACTTCAAATCCACAATACCAAACGGTTTGCCAAAAGCTTCCAAATCGGAGAAAGTTCCCGCTCCGTCTGTTTCGGGGCTTGGGTCCTGACCAACAATGGTAAGACGTGCCGGAATTTTTGTTCCGCTTGCAGAATCAACAACGCCGCCATTTAATTTTACAAAACCAGTTTCCCCCAGACTGCAAACAATTTGAAGGTTGTCTTCTTTTGTTAAGTCGATTTGAGATGGAGAACAGCTACCCGCGCGCACCGATCCATTTTCATGGTACCCTTTTTTCTCCACCCAGACTTCATATTGACCCGCGCCAAAAGCTTTTCCAACCAAGCTCTCGCCCGTCGGCAAAACGCCTTCAAAACGCCCTTCTGTATCTGTCGTATAGGTGGTGATAGTTCCGCCGCTCATTTTTTTGATCGCAACAGTCGCTCCCTCCCCCGGAGCCTTATCAATCAACACCTGTCCAGAAAGAGTGGCCGTGGGCACTTTTAATATTTTCATTCCTGTATCAAAAACGGAACCGGCAGAACCATCCCCCACAACAAAATAACGGGTCATGATTTTTTCACTTTCTTTTGGAATCACAAAATGAATTTCCGGCGCGGCCTGACTTCCAAGCGGAAGCACTTTTAAAAACTCTTCACCAAGCAAAACACCGGTCACGCCGGAATAAGTGAGAGAACTTGTTGTGTAAAGTTGTTGCGAGTCTTCTTTTTTGACTTTCGGTTTTACAAAAGAGGACATGTCATAAAAATAACCATACGAAACATCGCCTCCCGGAAAAGCTGAATAAATCAGCGCCGGCGTGCTCTGTCCTGCCTGGCTCACCGCCTGCGGCGTAAATCCAATACCGGGAATCAGCATCTGCAGTTCTCCTCTGGCCACCAAAAAATCTCCGAAGGGAAAGGAGATGGGATGATTGGATTTGTTGGTGAAGGTCGTATCGATGCGCACATAATTTGCATCGGGCTCCAGAGTAAAATCAGTGATCACTTGAAAGTCCAAATCTTTTAAATTGGAATCTGTCCGAAACGGATCACGGCGGTCATCAAAACGATCCGCAAAAGTGATGGGTTGGCCGACAATCGCGGATGCGGCATCGGCAATCCAATCCAAATCAAGATAATCGTAAGTATCGAGCATCCCGTAGGCCCGCAAAACTTTTGCTCCTCCATCGCTTCCGTCGGCAATCACCGCAAAATTCACATTATTGATGGTCCACTCGATGTTGATCTGTGGAAAAAGAGAACGCCAGCGATCCTGACCCGCACTCCCCTGTGGGCGGACATGATCCGCATCGATAATATTTCCTCCAAAAGAATTGATGTCGGCATTTTTTCTCGACTTCTGAATGATGACGCGAATCTTGGAATTGGAGAGTAAAAAATCGCCAACCCTCCCCTGCGCAGAAGGTCCGTCAATAAGCAAAGAGGGATCATGAATTGTGAAGGATGTGTCGTCATTGGCTACAAGACTGGGATTGGCCCCCGGGGGAAGCCCAAGTTTTTTCGAACCGGAACAAGCCACGAAAAAACCAAGCCCCAAAATTACGACGAAATATCTAAAAAAGGATAATTTGCGCATGCAAAGAGTTATCGTCCGCTTTCCATAAATGTTGCGTCCCAATTGCCGCACCGCATCAAGGTGTCCGACACCTTCCCCATACACCTTACATATGTTAACAGGTACCATATGTAAGTTGACTTCATCGAAAGCATCGGGTAAAAGCCCGCAACGCATGATTGTCGGAATTCCAAAGGAAATTAAAACCAAAGAGACACGGGTTTCTGTCACTCCGGAAGGTGTAAAAAAACTCGTTCAGGAGGGCCACACCCTTCTGGTACAGCATAAAGCGGGTGCTTCCAGCGGCTTTGCCGACAAACTTTATCAAGAAGCGGGAGCCACTCTTTGCGGAGAGGCCGATGAGGTCTGGGAAAAAGCCAATTTGATTGTGAAAGTCAAAGAGCCCGTGGAAAGTGAATATAAATACCTTCGACCCGATCTTTCTCTCTTTACCTATCTTCACTTGGCCAGTGTTCCTTCTTTAACGGATGCACTCTGTCAAAACAAAGTTATCGGTATCGGATATGAAACAGTGGAATTAGAAGGCGGCGAATTGCCGCTTCTAACTCCCATGAGTGAAGTAGCCGGAAGAATCGGCTCACAAATTGGAACCTATCTTTTGCACGCCAATCACGGCGGAAAAGGTCTCTTGCTCGGTGGCGTTACGGGCACCAACAAAGGCACCGTCACCGTTATCGGCGCGGGACACGTGGGAATCAACGCGGCAGAAGTGGCGGCAGGACTTGGCGCCAATGTTGTCATGCTCGACATCAAAGATCACAAACTTAAACAGATCGAAGAACATTTTCACGGACGTGTCCGTGCAGTCCGCTCCACACCACAAAGCATTGCCGAGTGGGTACAAAAATCAGATCTGCTGGTTGGCGCTGTTTTGGTTTCGGGTGACAAAGCCCCTCAAGTCGTGAGCAAAGAAATGGTAGGAACAATGGAAGAAGGTTCTGTGATTGTTGACGTGGCCATTGATCAAGGCGGTTGCGTTGAAACTTCACGCCCCACCACACACGCCGAACCAACCTACAAAGAAAAAGGGGTCATTCACTATTGCGTCACCAACATGCCCGCCCTTACACCGCGCACTTCCACGGAAGCCTTAACAAAAGCCACTTTCCCGTATGTTTTAAAATTGGCCGGAGGCGTTGAAAACGCATTGAAGAACGACGTTTCTCTCAATAAAGGACTGCAAACCAAAAACGGCAAAGCGGTCCATCCCATCATTCAAAAATTATTTCCGCAGTGGATATAATAAAGACCTTCCAAAGTCAGGTGGGGTTCCACACTTTCAATCCATTTTGATTCTTGTGCAATCAAGGAAGCCAAACCGCCCGTGGCGATGATTTTCATTTTGCAACCTTCCTCTTTTTGAATCAGCGAGAGAAGATGATCGACCAAACCAATGTAGCCATAATAAAGACCGCTTTGAATACACTCCACTGTATTGCGACCCACCACATGTTTTGGTTTGGCAATTTTTACTGCCGGCAGTTTTGAAGCAGTCGACGTTAAAGCCGCACTGGCAATGATTATGCCCGGTGTAATGGGACCTCCGCCGTATTCTCCCTTGGCGGTCACCACATCAAAAGTGGTTGCCGTTCCAAAATCAACAATGATGGTAGGCCGTTTATATTTCCTCCAAGCCGTAACAGCATTGCACAAGCGGTCGGCGCCAATTTCTTTTGGCTTGTCCACTCTGAGCGGCATTTTTGCCGTTTTGTGATTCACCCACAACGGTTTTTTTTTGAAAAATTTCTGACAGAGTTTTTCGAGATTTCCATCAAGAGAAGGAACAACGCTTGCAATCACAACCCCATCCACATTTTGCGGATGTATCCGAATTTTCTTCCGGAGTTGTTGAACCGAATCCGTTTTGACGGTTTTTACCCGCCAATTTTTCACAAGCTTTTTTCCCTCAAAAAGCCCCAGCGTAATATTCGTATTTCCAACGTCGATGGCCAGAAGCATTTATTTTTCCAATTTTATTTTTTTTGGGAAAGCTGTTTTTTGATTTCTTCCAAAACCCGAAGATCCGCAAGGTCTTGTGGTCTTCCCGCCGCTTTCTTCATTTTAATAAGATCATCCAGCGAGGCATAATAAGTTGGCAACCCCTCATATACTCCAGAAAATTTGTTTTTCAACGCTTATTCGGTATCAATCCCACTGGCCGAAGGATGTATATCAACATTGTACCAATATTGGCGGAAAAGAATTTTTTTCGTCTGAAAATCTTCCAAAGTTGCATCGGTAGTATCATAACCGAAAGTCTCTAGTGCTACCCGTACACGGGCAATGTTGGCCTCGTCCGGATTAATCAAAATATCAATGTCTTTTGTTGCACGCACGTAACCATGTGCCGCCAAAGCTTGCGCACCAATAATAATATACTCAACCGATTGGTCGTTTAATAATTTGATAAGATCTTCTATCTTCATATTGTTTGGCTAATTTTAACATGGCTCGAGAATGGATAAGCAACTGATGAATTCTATCCTCGGGCTTAACCATTAATGCACACCTCACCTCAAATTCCAGCTCTTTTTGGGGATCATGTTTGTCTAATTTCAATATCGGCATACGCGTTTAATCTACCAAAAAACCGCTTGATTTTCCAGTTTAAATCCCTGATAGTCCCGCCCGCTCAAAAGGAGGGCTCTATGTCGCTGGCACAACAATTTACTTGGAACGATTTTTTAAAGAAAAATCCCGATTTCAAAAAGAAGAATGTCAAAAGAACAAGCCCCGAAGGGGAAAAGGCTTTTAAAGCCGCTTTTAAGGAATATGCCAAAACTTTCATCAAAGAACGCGAAGCCAAAATCAAAAAAGAAAAAGAGAGAGTCACCAAAGATAAAAACACCCTCGTTACCAAATTGAAAGCGGTCGATGGAGGAAAGTGGCACCTCAAGGCAAAAAAATTGAACGAGAAGATCGGGCGTTTTGATGCTTATCTTTCCAAACTGGAAACCCTTCAAAAGAAAACGATCCAGCTCGCCAAAACGATCTGATAAATTTACCTGTCATGGTAAAAATATCTTGATAATTTTACCTGTACGGGTAAAATCATCGGCATGATGCAAAATCGCTATTTGGGCCGGTATCTGTTGGAACACCCGCACAATCTGGACAAAATGGTATTCATTGCCGGCCCAAGGCAGGTAGGTAAAACCACGCTCGTCCAATCCCTCGGCCCAAAACTGGGTTTCAAAAATGTGTTGTATCTTAACTGGGACCGCCCAAAAGACCGCATTCCGATCCGTGACATCAACTACACGGCTTTTCGTGAAGAAGTGGAAAACGCCCAAGGGCGTCCTTTGGTTATCTTCGACGAGCTTCATAAATATCCAAAGTGGAAATCTTTTCTGAAGGGATACTACGATACTTTCAAAAAAGATTTGCCAACCTTTGTCACGGGGAGTGCGCGGCTCGATGTTTATCGCCGCGGTGGAGACAGCCTGTTAGGTCGCTACTGGCTTTTTCATCTCAATCCTTTTTCTGTCAGTGAAATTTTAAAAAGAAAAATTCTCGCTCCTCCGAAGGAGCTGGAGCTGGTTTCCGACAAAAATACCCAAGAAGCTTTTGAAACACTCATGGAACGGGGAGGATTTCCGGAACCTCTATTTTCTGAAGATCCCGCGACCGGTCCGCGCTGGAGACGAATGAGGCGCGATATTTTAATCCGTGAAGACCTGCGCGATTTATCCAAGATTCATGATTTGGGACACGTGGATAATTTGATGGACCTTGTCAT contains the following coding sequences:
- a CDS encoding FAD-dependent thymidylate synthase, which produces MNEINIVDPKENYNPKKDPNYTACLDHGFVRLVDVMGNDAAIVQAARVSYGQGTKSVRADRGLIFYLMQHRHTTPFEMVEFKFHCRMPIFVARQWIRHRTANVNEMSGRYSIMEEVFWSPSMDDLRKQSTTNRQGSLEDETIPIPEAKEIQKTFQEDQKHLYEEYQHYLKVGVAREVARGNLPLSIYTEWYWKIDLHNLLHFLELRLDAHAQKEIRVFAQAMAEFVKKCCPVAWEAFEEHVLHASKFSRQESEILSQILSENDLWDEVETRRIQQLENEEASPPRIERELANLKRRLLR
- a CDS encoding ATP-binding protein, whose protein sequence is MMQNRYLGRYLLEHPHNLDKMVFIAGPRQVGKTTLVQSLGPKLGFKNVLYLNWDRPKDRIPIRDINYTAFREEVENAQGRPLVIFDELHKYPKWKSFLKGYYDTFKKDLPTFVTGSARLDVYRRGGDSLLGRYWLFHLNPFSVSEILKRKILAPPKELELVSDKNTQEAFETLMERGGFPEPLFSEDPATGPRWRRMRRDILIREDLRDLSKIHDLGHVDNLMDLVIGSVGSTLSLNSLRESLDVSYNAVRTWLKWLEAIYYCFRIMPYSKRVVRALKKECKYFLFDWSELNDKGARFENLAAMHFKKSVDFWNDIGSGFFELYYVRDLEKREVDFLILKDKKPWMLIECKYQGDEIPKSLRYLTEKLRPQHSVLLNGSNQPGKYRFLGDTKYLVIGAGAFLKNFV
- a CDS encoding type III pantothenate kinase encodes the protein MLLAIDVGNTNITLGLFEGKKLVKNWRVKTVKTDSVQQLRKKIRIHPQNVDGVVIASVVPSLDGNLEKLCQKFFKKKPLWVNHKTAKMPLRVDKPKEIGADRLCNAVTAWRKYKRPTIIVDFGTATTFDVVTAKGEYGGGPITPGIIIASAALTSTASKLPAVKIAKPKHVVGRNTVECIQSGLYYGYIGLVDHLLSLIQKEEGCKMKIIATGGLASLIAQESKWIESVEPHLTLEGLYYIHCGNNF
- a CDS encoding CehA/McbA family metallohydrolase — encoded protein: MRKLSFFRYFVVILGLGFFVACSGSKKLGLPPGANPSLVANDDTSFTIHDPSLLIDGPSAQGRVGDFLLSNSKIRVIIQKSRKNADINSFGGNIIDADHVRPQGSAGQDRWRSLFPQINIEWTINNVNFAVIADGSDGGAKVLRAYGMLDTYDYLDLDWIADAASAIVGQPITFADRFDDRRDPFRTDSNLKDLDFQVITDFTLEPDANYVRIDTTFTNKSNHPISFPFGDFLVARGELQMLIPGIGFTPQAVSQAGQSTPALIYSAFPGGDVSYGYFYDMSSFVKPKVKKEDSQQLYTTSSLTYSGVTGVLLGEEFLKVLPLGSQAAPEIHFVIPKESEKIMTRYFVVGDGSAGSVFDTGMKILKVPTATLSGQVLIDKAPGEGATVAIKKMSGGTITTYTTDTEGRFEGVLPTGESLVGKAFGAGQYEVWVEKKGYHENGSVRAGSCSPSQIDLTKEDNLQIVCSLGETGFVKLNGGVVDSASGTKIPARLTIVGQDPSPETDGAGTFSDLEAFGKPFGIVDLKYINIKGGFGLTDQNTFALEPGTYRFFFSHGPEYSMLEKEVTVLAGASINIENVVLKKVIATSGFISADLHTHSSTSPDSAYSPESRALVAQAEGLDILQSSDHDFLTDYAPIMKDLAAKGILKENAIQTVVGQEVTPNHYGHIQAFPLTANPQDPDAGAIDWSSSPLDEISPAPDYCMSPPQIANEILKRPGGEKVIQVNHISEGAIGLPVATGWLTSPAYQKKFGVPAFVSYADPIERRLPASANKPPFPPYTMGQSELIFDRFTAVELAIDSDLHKDQLWESSLPTWFNLLNLGLTPTATADSDCHVEIASTLGMARNYIASKVDPEDGLGDSHLDISEEEYAHNINQHHLVVSAGPFISMTAKNEKGEQARVGDTIHGNAISFNIEVNSPDWAWFDTVEIYANTEPIPAEDSARFAMRGVASSPDQFAEPYHVSRYVYEPVESFRLADGSLKNWTNKDGKISAKLEVTLNVKEDTWVVVVVKGTQSTEGYRSLFPFVPNVLKDAKQPPQIFDPAKLELFHKDPKVHAPAWAFTNPIFIDVDGDANNDGFPFEAKWVREGFSKLQPFQPYPH
- the ald gene encoding alanine dehydrogenase, with the translated sequence MIVGIPKEIKTKETRVSVTPEGVKKLVQEGHTLLVQHKAGASSGFADKLYQEAGATLCGEADEVWEKANLIVKVKEPVESEYKYLRPDLSLFTYLHLASVPSLTDALCQNKVIGIGYETVELEGGELPLLTPMSEVAGRIGSQIGTYLLHANHGGKGLLLGGVTGTNKGTVTVIGAGHVGINAAEVAAGLGANVVMLDIKDHKLKQIEEHFHGRVRAVRSTPQSIAEWVQKSDLLVGAVLVSGDKAPQVVSKEMVGTMEEGSVIVDVAIDQGGCVETSRPTTHAEPTYKEKGVIHYCVTNMPALTPRTSTEALTKATFPYVLKLAGGVENALKNDVSLNKGLQTKNGKAVHPIIQKLFPQWI